A genomic segment from Nicotiana tabacum cultivar K326 chromosome 7, ASM71507v2, whole genome shotgun sequence encodes:
- the LOC142162087 gene encoding uncharacterized protein LOC142162087, translating into MKLIVPIETTFEQLERMAERFFAVNQISFSKNDLPPEGAAHNKALHMAVKYEWYYVKRVMLDGGSGVDICPLSTLQRMEIGTERIRPINVCVHAFDGIKRDTISEINLILTIGPMDFEVTFQVLDMDTSYNFLLGRPWIHSARAVHSTLQ; encoded by the coding sequence ATGAAGCTTATTGTTCCGATTGAAACCACTTTCGAACAACTGGAAAGGATGGCAGAAAGATTCTTTGCAGTCAATCAGATTTCCTTTAGCAAAAATGATTTGCCCCCGGAAGGGGCCGCCCACAATAAAGCCCTCCATATGGCAGTTAAATATGAGTGGTACTATGTGAAAAGAGTCATGCTGGATGGCGGATCTGGAGTTGATATATGCCCTCTCTCAactttgcaaagaatggagattGGGACTGAGAGAATCAGGCCTATCAATGTTTGTGTGCATGCCTTTGATGgaatcaagagagacaccataaGCGAGATTAatttgattttgactattggTCCTATGGATTTTGAGGTGACATTTCAGGTCCTAGACATGGACACTTCTtataatttcctcttgggaagGCCTTGGATTCACTCGGCAAGGGCCGTACATTCCACTCTCCAATAG